The following proteins come from a genomic window of Thiothrix unzii:
- the rlmN gene encoding 23S rRNA (adenine(2503)-C(2))-methyltransferase RlmN encodes MSNTANKVNLLDFSHATLKDYFISIGEKPFRATQVIKWLHQMTAGSVDQMTNLSKSLRTLLEEKAEIRAPEIVIDQQSADGTHKWLLRLADGNAIETVFIPEDDRGTLCISTQVGCALDCTFCSTARQGFNRNLTTAEIIGQLWVAKRTLQADPKAPRVVSNVVLMGMGEPLLNFDNTVNALSLMLDDNAYGLSKRRVTVSTSGVLPALERLGKTIDVSLAVSLHAPNDELRDQLVPLNRKYPIKELLATCRQFLANKTTERNHITWEYVMLDGVNDRDEHAHQLAQLLRGIPSKVNLIPFNPFPSTRYARSSNNRIHRFRDILTEAGYTVITRKTRGDDIDAACGQLAGQVNDKSRRDVHFARIERNN; translated from the coding sequence GTGTCCAACACCGCTAACAAAGTCAATTTACTGGATTTTAGCCACGCAACGCTAAAAGATTATTTCATCAGCATTGGTGAAAAACCTTTCCGCGCCACGCAAGTGATTAAATGGCTACACCAAATGACTGCTGGCAGTGTTGACCAGATGACCAACCTAAGTAAGTCGTTACGCACGCTACTGGAAGAAAAGGCGGAAATTCGCGCCCCCGAAATCGTCATTGACCAGCAATCCGCCGATGGCACTCACAAATGGTTGTTGCGCCTAGCCGATGGCAATGCGATTGAAACCGTGTTTATCCCCGAAGATGATCGCGGAACCTTGTGCATTTCCACCCAAGTGGGCTGCGCGTTGGATTGCACTTTTTGTTCCACCGCCCGCCAAGGCTTTAACCGCAATCTCACGACTGCCGAAATTATCGGGCAACTCTGGGTCGCCAAACGCACCCTGCAAGCCGACCCCAAAGCCCCACGAGTTGTCAGCAATGTGGTACTGATGGGCATGGGCGAACCCTTACTGAATTTTGATAATACCGTCAATGCGTTAAGCCTGATGCTTGACGACAACGCTTACGGTTTAAGTAAACGTCGCGTTACTGTCAGCACTTCCGGGGTGTTACCCGCGTTAGAACGTTTGGGCAAAACCATCGACGTATCGTTAGCGGTATCGCTGCACGCCCCGAATGATGAGCTACGTGATCAACTGGTTCCATTGAACCGCAAATACCCGATTAAGGAATTACTCGCAACCTGTCGGCAATTCCTTGCAAACAAAACCACCGAGCGCAACCATATTACGTGGGAATACGTCATGCTGGATGGCGTGAATGACCGCGATGAACACGCGCACCAATTGGCGCAACTGCTGCGAGGGATTCCATCGAAAGTGAATTTAATTCCTTTCAACCCGTTTCCTTCCACCCGTTATGCGCGTTCCAGCAATAACCGTATCCACCGTTTCCGCGATATTTTAACGGAAGCGGGGTACACCGTGATAACAAGAAAAACACGTGGCGATGATATTGACGCGGCCTGTGGGCAATTAGCCGGGCAGGTAAATGATAAAAGTCGCAGAGATGTCCATTTCGCACGTATTGAGCGGAATAACTAA
- the pilW gene encoding type IV pilus biogenesis/stability protein PilW codes for MKATTMYALTALLAASSVTGCSSTPEGSSASASSKATGYYTQLGVAYLQKDRLDLASLNLEKALKQDGDSADVHHYYALLQDRLGNPGKAGEHFRQALKRDGKNPDLLNNYGSFQCKSGNISDAESAFMAAVRDPLYKTPAFAYTNAGICVRKRGDNAAAESYFRQALQADGHFSEALYQMAKLSHEKGDNAKAQAFLYRYNESAPATADALLLCYQIETAMHETEKAESCAVALRARFPDSAANSHIN; via the coding sequence ATGAAAGCAACAACAATGTACGCCCTGACAGCTTTGTTGGCTGCCAGCAGCGTGACTGGCTGCTCTAGCACGCCTGAGGGTTCCAGCGCGTCTGCCAGCAGTAAAGCCACCGGCTATTACACCCAATTGGGCGTAGCTTACCTGCAAAAAGACCGTTTGGATTTAGCTTCATTAAACCTTGAAAAAGCCTTGAAACAAGACGGCGATTCGGCGGATGTCCACCATTATTACGCGCTATTGCAAGACCGTTTAGGCAACCCCGGTAAGGCTGGCGAACATTTCCGGCAAGCCTTAAAACGCGATGGCAAAAATCCCGATCTGTTGAATAACTACGGCTCATTCCAATGCAAAAGCGGCAATATTAGCGACGCGGAAAGTGCGTTTATGGCAGCAGTACGTGACCCGCTTTACAAAACCCCGGCTTTTGCTTATACCAATGCAGGCATTTGTGTGCGTAAGCGTGGTGATAATGCCGCTGCGGAAAGTTACTTCCGCCAAGCCTTACAAGCGGACGGGCATTTTTCCGAAGCCTTGTATCAAATGGCAAAATTAAGCCACGAAAAAGGTGATAACGCCAAAGCACAGGCTTTCCTTTATCGCTATAATGAGAGCGCACCCGCCACAGCGGACGCATTGCTGCTATGCTATCAAATAGAAACAGCTATGCACGAAACGGAAAAAGCTGAAAGTTGTGCGGTCGCATTACGCGCTCGCTTCCCCGATAGCGCAGCTAACAGCCACATTAATTGA
- a CDS encoding helix-turn-helix domain-containing protein, producing MTETTTPVEEQTSAIQAGDLGKQLIACREKAGLDLEQAADEMHLSTSLLRSLEKEEFARLPEPPYVRGYLRGYAKFSDTDPKELIRTYEALRGANPDEIAHHFAPSRSLHRVAQQPSMSPTIIKLLGVGVIVLGLGMLSLLPSVRDWTSSTWAAFSAKTAPPPVVRPAPALETFTAQKDAEEQAVVATPAATTTPDAPASTSSDATPAVASAASTPETAAPAADAAAPPTAPEGTTTPTASTDTTATTKPSDAATATTSDTAPTTVATASSTQDTATTTPTDSTTVSTATPAAPTTTDASATTLSTPATATTGDATTTAATTPATAPDAATATTADATTPAQPIAGEVNIKLEFTEDVWMQVKDGGKKTLYESLNASGSTKELKATTPLNFKVGNARGVKIYLNGQLYDQAPHTKERLLLRQQRLQTQRLQPPPMPQPRRNRLRAK from the coding sequence GTGACGGAGACCACCACCCCGGTTGAAGAACAAACTTCTGCGATACAAGCTGGCGATTTGGGCAAACAGCTCATAGCGTGCCGCGAAAAAGCAGGATTAGATTTGGAACAAGCCGCTGATGAAATGCACCTGTCTACCAGCCTCCTGCGTTCACTGGAAAAGGAAGAATTTGCCCGCTTGCCAGAGCCGCCTTACGTGCGTGGCTATTTGCGCGGCTATGCAAAGTTCTCCGACACTGATCCCAAAGAGCTGATCCGCACTTACGAAGCGTTGCGCGGTGCAAACCCGGATGAGATTGCTCACCACTTTGCGCCCTCCCGTTCGTTACATCGTGTAGCACAACAACCTTCGATGTCACCCACTATCATCAAGTTGCTGGGTGTTGGGGTGATAGTACTGGGTTTAGGCATGTTATCGCTGTTGCCCAGCGTGCGTGATTGGACGAGCAGCACTTGGGCAGCTTTTTCTGCCAAGACCGCACCACCGCCAGTTGTGCGCCCTGCGCCTGCGTTGGAAACTTTTACCGCTCAAAAAGACGCGGAAGAGCAAGCAGTCGTCGCCACACCAGCGGCTACCACAACCCCTGATGCACCTGCGTCGACCAGTAGCGATGCAACACCCGCAGTTGCCAGTGCTGCCAGCACCCCTGAAACTGCCGCGCCTGCCGCCGATGCTGCTGCACCGCCTACTGCACCAGAAGGCACAACCACGCCAACTGCCAGCACGGATACCACTGCGACCACAAAACCAAGTGATGCAGCAACCGCGACAACTTCCGACACTGCCCCAACAACCGTAGCCACCGCCAGCAGCACGCAAGATACCGCGACAACTACGCCAACGGATAGCACCACGGTTTCCACCGCGACACCTGCCGCGCCCACCACCACCGATGCCAGCGCAACAACCCTCAGTACACCAGCGACGGCAACTACGGGCGATGCAACAACAACGGCTGCTACTACGCCAGCAACGGCTCCAGACGCAGCGACTGCAACCACCGCCGATGCCACAACCCCGGCGCAACCGATTGCGGGCGAAGTGAATATCAAACTGGAATTCACCGAAGACGTGTGGATGCAGGTCAAAGACGGCGGCAAGAAAACCTTGTATGAATCCCTCAATGCGTCAGGTTCAACCAAGGAGCTGAAAGCCACTACGCCACTCAATTTCAAAGTGGGCAATGCGCGTGGCGTGAAAATCTACCTCAATGGTCAATTGTACGACCAGGCTCCCCACACCAAGGAACGGCTGCTACTACGCCAGCAACGGCTCCAGACGCAGCGACTGCAACCACCGCCGATGCCACAACCCCGGCGCAACCGATTGCGGGCGAAGTGA
- a CDS encoding DUF4115 domain-containing protein — protein sequence MNIKLEFTEDVWMQVKDGGKKTLYESLNASGSTKELKATTPLNFKVGNARGVKIYLNGQLYDQAPHTKGSVSRFKVE from the coding sequence GTGAATATCAAACTGGAATTCACCGAAGACGTGTGGATGCAGGTCAAAGACGGCGGCAAGAAAACCTTGTATGAATCCCTCAATGCGTCAGGTTCAACCAAGGAGCTGAAAGCCACTACGCCACTCAATTTCAAAGTGGGCAATGCGCGTGGCGTGAAAATCTACCTCAATGGTCAATTGTACGACCAGGCTCCCCACACCAAGGGCAGCGTTTCCCGCTTCAAAGTTGAATAA
- the hisS gene encoding histidine--tRNA ligase translates to MAKNIQSIRGMHDILPDATPAWQYFESSVRTLLKRYGYHEIRMPIVEQTDLFKRAVGEVTDIVEKEMYTLESRSDADSSEAFGMALRPEGTAGCVRAGIQAGLIFNQQQRLWYAGPMFRAERPQKGRYRQFTQVGVETFGITGPDIDAELIAIGARLWQQLGLKNIHLELNSLGTLEARQAYRELLVAYFNGHHALLDEDSKRRLHTNPLRILDTKNPAMRELVAAAPNLHEHLDSESATHFAQLQTLLDGMGIPYRINPRLVRGLDYYSRTVFEWVTDELGSQGTVCAGGRYDGLVEQLGGKPTPACGFAMGVERLILLLEAQGITPPSSAPDVFLIMAGETAVQAGLAIAERLRTALPDLNLISNCGGGNFKTQMKRADKSGAGFALILGDDEVARGEISLKPLRTGGEQINLPVSDLVSTLPQLLEKR, encoded by the coding sequence ATGGCTAAAAATATCCAATCTATCCGGGGGATGCACGACATCCTGCCGGACGCTACCCCCGCTTGGCAGTATTTTGAAAGTAGCGTGCGTACCTTATTGAAGCGTTACGGCTACCACGAAATCCGTATGCCAATCGTCGAACAAACTGACTTGTTCAAACGGGCGGTTGGTGAAGTGACCGACATTGTTGAAAAAGAAATGTACACGCTGGAAAGCCGCAGCGATGCCGACAGCAGCGAAGCCTTTGGTATGGCCTTGCGCCCGGAAGGGACGGCTGGTTGCGTGCGTGCCGGGATTCAAGCAGGTTTAATCTTTAACCAACAACAACGTCTGTGGTACGCAGGCCCGATGTTCCGCGCCGAACGCCCACAAAAAGGACGTTATCGCCAGTTCACCCAGGTTGGGGTAGAAACATTCGGCATTACCGGCCCGGATATTGATGCGGAATTAATCGCAATCGGTGCGCGTTTGTGGCAGCAATTGGGTTTAAAAAATATTCACTTGGAGCTCAACTCCCTCGGCACACTGGAAGCACGCCAAGCTTACCGTGAATTGCTGGTGGCGTATTTCAATGGGCATCACGCTTTGTTGGATGAAGATTCCAAACGCCGCTTGCACACCAACCCGTTACGCATTTTGGATACGAAAAATCCGGCAATGCGCGAGTTGGTTGCCGCCGCACCGAATTTACACGAACACCTCGACAGCGAATCCGCGACGCATTTTGCCCAATTGCAAACGCTGTTAGACGGTATGGGCATCCCGTATCGCATTAACCCGCGTTTGGTGCGTGGCTTAGATTACTATTCGCGCACCGTGTTTGAATGGGTGACGGATGAACTGGGTTCACAAGGAACAGTGTGTGCCGGTGGACGCTACGACGGCTTAGTGGAACAACTCGGTGGCAAACCAACCCCGGCGTGCGGTTTCGCAATGGGTGTGGAACGCCTGATTTTATTACTGGAAGCGCAAGGCATTACCCCACCGAGCAGCGCACCAGACGTGTTCCTGATTATGGCAGGTGAAACGGCAGTGCAAGCCGGTTTAGCGATTGCTGAACGCCTGCGCACTGCATTGCCTGACCTCAACCTAATCAGTAACTGTGGCGGCGGTAATTTCAAAACCCAAATGAAACGCGCCGATAAATCCGGGGCGGGATTCGCGCTGATTTTGGGCGATGATGAAGTGGCACGCGGTGAAATTAGCCTGAAACCCTTGCGCACGGGTGGCGAGCAGATTAACCTGCCCGTCAGCGACCTTGTGTCAACATTACCGCAACTGCTGGAAAAGCGATAA
- a CDS encoding YfgM family protein, which translates to MSDYKTDDEKVEELKAWWKENGTSVIAGIALAIAGLFGWEYWKDYQTSTAAAASDLYAKVSKVDAAALEQALPTVQTLQKDYASTPYAATASLKLAQQHAEKGDYEAAVTALRWVIDNSKEAAFTQVANVRLARVFLAMGKTDDALALTTQTYPAAYQSLIEELKGDVYTAKNNLAEARAAYDKAILSSSGGSTELIKLKRDNLGEG; encoded by the coding sequence ATGAGCGATTACAAAACTGACGACGAAAAAGTCGAAGAACTCAAAGCTTGGTGGAAAGAAAACGGCACTTCCGTCATCGCAGGCATAGCTTTAGCCATTGCAGGCTTATTCGGTTGGGAATATTGGAAAGATTACCAAACCAGCACCGCCGCAGCGGCCTCTGATCTGTACGCGAAAGTTAGTAAAGTTGATGCAGCCGCACTGGAACAGGCTCTGCCAACAGTACAAACACTGCAAAAAGATTACGCATCCACGCCGTATGCAGCAACTGCCAGCCTCAAACTGGCGCAACAACACGCAGAAAAAGGCGATTATGAAGCCGCTGTAACCGCGTTACGCTGGGTCATCGACAACAGCAAAGAAGCTGCTTTTACCCAAGTGGCGAACGTGCGTTTAGCGCGGGTATTTTTAGCAATGGGCAAAACCGATGATGCGTTAGCGTTAACCACGCAAACCTACCCTGCGGCTTATCAGTCCTTAATCGAAGAGCTGAAAGGCGATGTTTACACCGCAAAAAACAACCTCGCAGAAGCGCGTGCGGCGTATGACAAAGCCATCCTGAGCAGCTCTGGCGGTTCCACGGAACTGATCAAACTCAAGCGCGACAATTTAGGCGAAGGCTAA
- the bamB gene encoding outer membrane protein assembly factor BamB: MKSVVGFLLASSLLAGCSSVQEVTSTVLPASEARQPQKLQDFSPQAKVRTLWQVETGSSNRDVHVRIHPYLNGNTLIVAGGQSVSAWDKTNGKRLWQTPINQATISGGVSGGDAQVYLGTSNGNVIALDANTGQERWRTALNSEVLGISTAQTGKVVFRTSDGRLHGISTANGATLWQQARPGKSLSLRGAGVPLVVGGMVIAGFDSGVVTAFDLQSGTALWEATLAIPNGADDLSRMIDVDGKLKAIGEALFASSYNGQIAGINMRNGNIAWSAPYSSNTGVDADANGLYTTNATGDVWRLEPRTGNPLWKMDDLEGRQPTVPSIVGDYLLVGDQQGYLHWINARSGQLAARVRGDSAGYVVPALTDGNVSYSLGRDGLLSAFVVE; this comes from the coding sequence ATGAAATCCGTTGTTGGATTTTTACTGGCAAGTAGCTTACTTGCCGGTTGCAGCAGCGTTCAAGAAGTCACCTCAACCGTGCTTCCGGCATCAGAAGCACGCCAACCGCAAAAGCTGCAAGATTTTTCACCGCAAGCCAAAGTACGCACCTTGTGGCAGGTGGAAACCGGCAGCAGCAACCGTGACGTTCATGTACGCATTCACCCTTACCTTAACGGCAATACCCTCATCGTGGCGGGTGGTCAAAGCGTTAGTGCGTGGGATAAAACCAACGGCAAACGCCTTTGGCAAACCCCCATCAATCAAGCCACAATCAGTGGCGGCGTAAGTGGCGGCGACGCGCAAGTTTATCTTGGAACCAGCAACGGTAACGTGATTGCCCTCGACGCGAACACCGGGCAAGAACGTTGGCGTACCGCGCTCAATAGCGAAGTGTTGGGCATTTCCACCGCACAAACCGGCAAAGTGGTATTTCGTACCAGTGACGGGCGATTGCACGGCATTTCCACGGCTAACGGCGCAACCCTGTGGCAGCAAGCACGCCCCGGCAAAAGCTTGTCGTTACGCGGTGCGGGCGTACCGCTGGTGGTCGGCGGCATGGTCATTGCCGGATTCGACAGCGGTGTCGTTACCGCTTTCGACCTGCAAAGCGGCACAGCGTTATGGGAAGCCACCCTCGCCATCCCCAACGGCGCGGATGATTTAAGCCGGATGATTGACGTTGACGGCAAACTTAAAGCCATTGGCGAAGCCTTATTTGCCAGCAGTTACAACGGGCAAATTGCAGGCATTAATATGCGCAATGGAAATATTGCATGGTCTGCGCCTTACTCCAGCAATACCGGGGTTGATGCCGATGCGAATGGCTTATACACCACCAATGCCACTGGCGATGTCTGGCGTTTAGAGCCGCGCACCGGTAATCCGTTGTGGAAAATGGATGATTTGGAAGGTCGCCAACCTACCGTTCCCAGCATTGTCGGCGATTACCTCTTGGTGGGCGATCAGCAAGGTTATCTGCATTGGATTAATGCCCGCAGCGGGCAGTTAGCTGCACGAGTGCGCGGTGATTCTGCTGGTTACGTCGTGCCCGCGTTAACGGATGGCAATGTCAGTTACAGTTTAGGGCGCGATGGGCTGTTATCCGCATTTGTAGTGGAATAA
- the trpD gene encoding anthranilate phosphoribosyltransferase, translated as MDFQDTIKKIISQQPLTAEEMTNAMRTLMTGQATPAQIGAFLVGLRMRGETVTEISAATHVMRELSTRVTVNPEYLVDTCGTGGDSSGTFNISTASSFVAAAAGARVAKHGNRSISSKSGSADVLEAAGINLAITPQQVAQCIDEVGVGFLFAQRHHSAMGHASAPRRELGIRTIFNLLGPMANPANAPNQVLGVFALEWVRPMAEVLQALGSRHVMVVHAQDGLDEISVAAPTFVAELKDGVIHEYTIQPEDFGLQRASLDSLRVNTAQESLAMIQQVFAGATGAARDIVCLNAGAAIYVAGCADSHAQGINKAQQAIDSGVAAQRLQQLIDLTQSFNAG; from the coding sequence ATGGACTTTCAGGACACTATCAAAAAAATCATCAGCCAACAGCCGTTAACCGCTGAAGAAATGACCAACGCCATGCGCACCCTGATGACGGGGCAAGCGACACCTGCGCAAATCGGTGCTTTCCTCGTGGGTTTACGGATGCGTGGTGAAACCGTTACCGAAATCAGTGCCGCCACGCACGTGATGCGCGAGCTTTCCACCCGTGTCACGGTTAACCCTGAATATTTGGTGGATACCTGCGGTACGGGGGGTGACTCTTCCGGGACATTTAATATCTCTACCGCCAGTAGCTTTGTAGCCGCCGCCGCCGGAGCGCGAGTGGCTAAACATGGCAATCGCTCGATTTCCAGCAAATCAGGCAGTGCTGATGTATTGGAAGCCGCCGGAATTAATCTTGCGATTACCCCGCAACAAGTGGCGCAATGCATTGATGAGGTTGGGGTCGGGTTCTTGTTTGCACAACGTCACCATAGCGCGATGGGTCATGCCAGTGCGCCGCGTCGTGAGTTGGGCATCCGCACTATTTTCAACTTGCTGGGGCCGATGGCAAACCCTGCGAACGCACCCAACCAAGTGTTAGGGGTATTTGCGCTAGAATGGGTACGCCCAATGGCGGAAGTGCTGCAAGCCCTGGGCAGTCGGCATGTTATGGTGGTTCACGCGCAAGACGGCTTAGACGAAATCAGTGTTGCCGCACCCACTTTTGTCGCTGAACTCAAAGACGGCGTGATTCACGAATACACGATTCAGCCGGAAGACTTTGGTTTGCAACGCGCCAGCCTTGACAGTTTACGGGTAAATACCGCACAGGAAAGCCTCGCAATGATTCAACAAGTGTTTGCCGGAGCCACGGGTGCTGCGCGTGACATTGTTTGCCTGAATGCTGGTGCTGCGATTTATGTTGCCGGTTGTGCCGATAGCCATGCGCAAGGCATTAACAAAGCGCAGCAAGCGATTGATTCCGGTGTCGCAGCACAACGCCTGCAACAATTGATTGACCTAACCCAGAGCTTTAACGCCGGATGA
- the trpC gene encoding indole-3-glycerol phosphate synthase TrpC — MSTPDILQKILNTKQEEIASRSALVSLAQLQIQAVSADPVRGFVRSMQQQVALGNPAIIAEIKKASPSKGVIREDFDPPAIAQSYAQAGAACLSVLTDAQYFQGHETYLQAARAACQLPVIRKDFIVDPYQVYEARAMGADCILLIVSALDDVQLTSLYQLATELGMDVLIEVHDRAELHRALPLNAPLIGINNRNLRTFATSLDTTLELLADVPSDVLVVTESGIHTQADVALMREHQVHAFLVGEAFMRAQDPGAALKTLFF; from the coding sequence ATGAGTACCCCAGACATTTTACAAAAAATCCTCAATACCAAGCAGGAAGAAATTGCCAGCCGTTCGGCTTTAGTCAGCCTTGCGCAGTTACAAATACAGGCTGTCAGTGCTGATCCGGTGCGCGGTTTTGTGCGTTCTATGCAGCAACAGGTGGCACTGGGTAATCCGGCGATTATTGCAGAAATTAAGAAGGCATCGCCCAGTAAAGGCGTGATACGCGAGGATTTTGACCCGCCAGCGATTGCACAAAGTTATGCACAAGCAGGCGCGGCGTGCCTGTCTGTATTAACCGATGCGCAATACTTCCAAGGGCATGAAACTTACCTGCAAGCAGCGCGTGCGGCCTGTCAGTTGCCGGTTATCCGTAAGGATTTTATCGTTGATCCGTATCAGGTGTACGAAGCACGGGCAATGGGTGCAGACTGCATCTTATTGATTGTTTCAGCATTAGACGATGTGCAACTGACAAGCCTTTACCAGCTTGCCACCGAATTGGGCATGGATGTGCTGATTGAAGTACACGACCGCGCCGAATTACACCGCGCCCTACCGTTAAACGCACCGTTGATTGGGATTAATAACCGCAATTTACGCACCTTTGCCACCAGCTTAGATACCACGCTGGAATTATTAGCCGACGTACCTAGTGATGTGCTGGTTGTCACTGAAAGCGGTATCCACACCCAAGCCGATGTTGCTTTAATGCGCGAACATCAGGTTCATGCGTTTTTAGTGGGGGAAGCTTTTATGCGAGCGCAAGACCCCGGTGCGGCCTTGAAAACTTTGTTTTTTTAG
- the lgt gene encoding prolipoprotein diacylglyceryl transferase, with protein sequence MFIHPQIDPIALSLGPLKVHWYGLMYVIGFLGFLLIGKMRSREPGSVMNPDRVDDMMFWGAIGVVAGGRTGYMLFYNLKGLLADPLSFFHVWDGGMSFHGGLLGVILAMFLLARRWNLRFFEVSDFVAPLVPIGLFAGRIGNFINAELWGRQTDVPWGVVFPNVDNVPRHPSQLYQAFLEGLVLFVLLHFYRKASPPVGAISGLFLVGYGIARILAEFVREPDAHIGYLAGGITQGQLLSLPMVLLGLFFMWGAYKKAKA encoded by the coding sequence ATGTTCATTCACCCACAAATTGACCCTATCGCCTTATCCCTTGGCCCGTTAAAGGTGCATTGGTACGGCTTGATGTATGTGATTGGTTTCTTAGGTTTTCTGCTGATTGGAAAAATGCGTTCCCGTGAACCGGGAAGCGTGATGAATCCTGATCGGGTGGATGACATGATGTTCTGGGGAGCCATCGGCGTGGTGGCGGGCGGGCGCACTGGCTACATGCTGTTTTATAACCTCAAAGGGTTACTGGCTGATCCCTTGTCGTTTTTCCACGTTTGGGATGGCGGCATGAGTTTTCACGGCGGCTTGCTGGGGGTAATTCTGGCCATGTTTTTGCTGGCACGCCGTTGGAATCTGCGCTTTTTCGAGGTCAGTGATTTCGTCGCACCACTGGTTCCGATTGGCTTGTTTGCAGGACGCATTGGTAACTTTATTAACGCGGAACTGTGGGGCAGACAAACTGATGTGCCGTGGGGCGTGGTGTTCCCAAACGTAGACAATGTGCCGCGTCACCCTTCGCAGTTATATCAGGCATTTTTGGAAGGCTTGGTACTGTTCGTGTTATTGCATTTTTACCGCAAAGCGTCGCCGCCAGTGGGTGCTATTTCCGGGCTATTTTTAGTCGGTTACGGCATTGCACGTATTCTGGCGGAATTTGTACGTGAGCCGGATGCGCACATTGGTTATTTAGCGGGCGGCATTACCCAAGGACAGTTATTGAGCTTACCGATGGTGTTACTGGGGCTGTTTTTCATGTGGGGCGCGTATAAAAAGGCGAAAGCATGA
- a CDS encoding thymidylate synthase, with the protein MKQYLDLMRHVRDHGVKKTDRTGTGTLSVFGHQMRFDLSQGFPVVTTKKLHLRSIIHELLWFLQGDTNIRYLKANGVRIWDEWADENGDLGPVYGYQWRNWPTPDGRHIDQISQVIAQLQNNPDSRRIIVSAWNVADVDNMALPPCHAFFQFYVAEGKLSCQLYQRSADIFLGVPFNIASYALLTLMMAQVTGLKPGEFVHTLGDAHLYLNHLEQVELQLSREPHPLPQMKLNPQITDLFAFTYDDFELVGYEHHPHIKADVAV; encoded by the coding sequence ATGAAGCAATACCTTGATTTAATGCGTCATGTACGTGATCACGGGGTCAAAAAAACCGACCGCACCGGCACAGGAACGCTGTCGGTATTCGGGCATCAAATGCGCTTTGATTTAAGTCAGGGCTTTCCGGTGGTTACCACCAAAAAGTTGCACTTGCGCTCCATCATTCATGAGTTGCTGTGGTTTTTACAAGGCGACACCAATATCCGCTATTTGAAAGCCAATGGTGTGCGCATTTGGGATGAATGGGCGGATGAAAACGGTGATTTAGGCCCGGTTTATGGCTATCAATGGCGCAACTGGCCTACCCCGGATGGTCGTCACATTGACCAAATCAGCCAAGTGATTGCGCAATTACAGAATAATCCAGACTCGCGCCGGATTATTGTTAGCGCGTGGAATGTCGCCGATGTAGACAATATGGCATTGCCACCGTGCCATGCGTTTTTCCAGTTTTACGTGGCAGAAGGTAAACTGTCTTGCCAACTGTACCAGCGCAGTGCGGATATTTTCCTTGGTGTGCCGTTTAATATTGCCTCTTACGCTTTGCTGACGTTGATGATGGCGCAAGTGACGGGCTTAAAACCGGGTGAATTCGTGCATACCTTGGGCGATGCGCACTTGTACCTGAATCATTTGGAGCAGGTGGAGTTACAATTATCGCGTGAACCACACCCCTTACCACAGATGAAACTAAACCCGCAAATCACGGATTTATTTGCATTTACCTACGACGATTTTGAGCTAGTGGGGTACGAACATCACCCACATATCAAGGCCGATGTAGCAGTTTAA